The stretch of DNA ggcgaagaaaaagtttcacacccaaagatctgggtgtgatcggcttcactatcatcactttcttttgtgtttcacacccaggagggaatctctgtaatagttagggtagttatgtgttttggcatttgaaatgcgaagaaattttatgtgcaaacaaattctttcatgcctttactgatttttaatgttaagttattcacaaactagtgattcacactaatttcaaataattcaaaatttaaactattcaaatttgaaaactacgggtactaacagaaagtttgtaattttttatacctaaagcaaaaatattcataaagaaactctaaatacacaaaaaacaactcaaacataaataaagcaaaaaaaaataaaaaagcccgcctactgggctagagcggcctgcatacgactagaaacccaacctgttgttgggccaggatgcaggcccgcaaaggcccagtaggcccacaaggcagcacagaacatgtcggcccagtaggcctgctttggagaggagctcgagagagctaccgcacggggggttataaaccagtgcggacgcccctcggctagcgaggtgggactaaacttgccgcaccgcacctgcgccactgcaccccctttagtactgggtggtggcaccaaccggtactaaaggggggcctttagtaccggttggagccaccacccggtactaaagggggtgcacttcccgccgcttggcctggccaaaacaggcctttagtaccggttggtggctccaactggtactaaaggtccatcctatataactatACACTTCAAAAAATttagtttctcatctgcttcttctcctctgccccgttgcCCGTCGCCCCCAtctccatatccctcgtcgccgccccgtccccgtcgtccccgtccccgtcatcatCGCCGCCCCGTCCTGGCCTgtcccgcgtcgtccccgtccccgtcatcgccgccccgtccccgtcgtcgccgccccggNNNNNNNNNNNNNNNNNNNNNNNNNNNNNNNNNNNNNNNNNNNNNNNNNNNNNNNNNNNNNNNNNNNNNNNNNNNNNNNNNNNNNNNNNNNNNNNNNNNNNNNNNNNNNNNNNNNNNNNNNNNNNNNNNNNNNNNNNNNNNNNNNNNNNNNNNNNNNNNNNNNNNNNNNNNNNNNNNNNNNNNNNNNNNNNNNNNNNNNNNNNNNNNNNNNNNNNNNNNNNNNNNNNNNNNNNNNNNNNNNNNNNNNNNNNNNNNNNNNNNNNNNNNNNNNNNNNNNNNNNNNNNNNNNNNNNNNNNNNNNNNNNNNNNNNNNNNNNNNNNNNNNNNNNNNNNNNNNNNNNNNNNNNNNNNNNNNNNNNNNNNNNNNNNNNNNNNNNNNNNNNNNNNNNNNNNNNNNNNNNNNNNNNNNNNNNNNNNNNNNNNNNNNNNNNNNNNNNNNNNNNNNNNNNNNNNNNNNNNNNNNNNNNNNNNNNNNNNNNNNNNNNNNNNNNNNNNNNNNNNNNNNNNNNNNNNNNNNNNNNNNNNNNNNNNNNNNNNNNNNNNNNNNNNNNNNNNNNNNNNNNNNNNNNNNNNNNNNNNNNNCcgtacgtccccgtccccgtcgtcgccgccccgtccctgtcccggccgtcgccatccccgtcgtcgccgcgcccgtcgccgtccccgtcgccgccccccgtcgcctctcgcctcgccggtgagcacacacacacatacattttttagttttttagttatagaaatatttataaaaatgttagaatttttttagttatagaaatagttagttatatagcattgttagaaatgttagaattgttagaaatttttctgttttttagttatataaatagttataaaaaagttagaattgttagaattttttcttttttttagttatagaaatagttataaaaaagtttgaaatttttcttttttttagttatagaaatattagaaatgttataatttttttcttctgttttttagttatagaaatattagaaatgttagttatatagcattgttagaaatgttataggaatgttagttatatagaaatgttagaaattttagttatcaaaatccaatcattaaaaaaatgttactttttgcgggcatatagctagtatttgttctcgatgatgcccggcccgcatcctcgccgtcgacccgtccgcgacgacgtctggctgacccatgtccgggactgggctccaccgggctggcactgggaggtgctgcttggaggggcgccccgcttgatgaggaacccggcctcgggtcccatcgtcgaccctgatctcgtttggtggcgttcgcgtgggccaattttggtgcggagggagtcggacccgccggaggtggtacgtcgccgtgtcagggaggaggacaagcacgtccatcactacatggttgcgttagagggcggcaggttctccaatacctggcagtttcttcagggatctcacttcagctatgatcatgtgagggttccttctctttgggtgtccactgcccgcgccgcaggaaccgtgagtgtcctagattcttctgtagtattcgatctttattagatacctagccagtgatgtatttgatatataatattcgagacgatgtattcgagattatatattattcgagatgatgtattcgagattatatctattattcgagacgatgcatttgagattatatctattattcgagacgatgtattcgagattatatctattattcgagatgatgcaatttgaatactaaattgttttatatttcttttggattagttaaacaaaacctatggcggacaataccggcagagagggagaagaggccctgttcaatatcatacgcaatcctcgcaggccagatgatgatcagaatgaagaagattatgacggctccgaatatctaaacaacaccagggaggatgatatgatattcgatcgcgacgaccgaattgatgaagtcatgaactatgaacatgacgaaaaaaatgttgatcttgaaacaacaaagaccggcgaggtatatatatttatataagcaggcatctggtgatcatcacatgttttaaatgacttgaagatatattaacaaatcgatctttcttctttcagccatccggatcgagcaaatcttcaggcaacaggaaacgtggcccgaacaaaaagttgaaggagggtgtaaagtacaatatcgaggccatcagacctaatggcgaaccattagcgcctaagaagattgcggacaagttcattcatgagtgcggagttcttgtgaaggaccaactcccgatctcccttcaagaatggagagagccagcaaagccacgtccaggagttacttttgtcgatgacagacaaaaacttttgctttgggaaacgctcatggaacatttcaccctaccagatcatttcacagatgcagatgtggagaaagtcaaggacgctgctcttaggaagatggcggttgtattcaagaaccacaagattcgtgaatgggccaagtacgtcaacggaggaaggaagactccagtattcgagggaacactagagaagcaaagtgctcattgggacgatttcgtgaaattcaaggattcggaattatctaaggaacgatcgagaataaacaaggccaatgccgcaaaaaaggataagttccataagctggggccaggtggctatgcggtgggaatgcctaagtgggataagtttgagaaagagatgctggatgcaggtgtcactccagaaacattgagctgcccccccccccccaggtgcaggacttggttctatgcgcatgggggggagttggacccgaagaaaggcaaagtttcgaagaaggcatgtctggacggagccgaagataagctacttgttgcaatagaagaggctctctCAGGGTTGtttgagcccaacagagagaacgacgagcttacgcgtgccctgggaaatcctgaacacccgggaagaacacgaggcatgggcgctattccgtggtatgaggggttttcggactggaacaccgactacagaacccgtgcgagaaagaagattgcggaggagaagaagaggaagatggaggaggagcagaggaagctagactatgaacgccttcaaggcctagaatcagcgcacggacttggcagtcaaattccagcggcagcaggagtagatcgactcacttagccagcaaagggggtctcagcagctagcggatgatccaccattggatagcaccgtcccatccatgccgagaagcagcgtgggttccgccccaggcgacgcattgctggatagctacccagtggatgatatcatggagaacactaactgcgagctacacttcaaaatgaagaacatatccatgaaggtggcggacgcccttgcttttacaaatccccccgaggcaaccttccattgcaacctgattccaacaggctatgctcgtgtcttggttgatgaggtggtggaccaatattcggggctagaacttgacattcctggaggtgacaatgagcacacactaggagaggtcaaccatcgtatcatcctatggagaaaggaatgcatcatctttcgaaggccaccgacgccGCGTCATCTCactcctcgtcgcagtccgccaccgagtcagcagactcctgctcctccaagtccaccaacgcgtcaggccactcctcctccaagtccggcacagcttcaggccactcctcctcctccaagtctggcaaagcatcaggccactcctcctccaagtccggcacagcttcaggccactcctcctccaagtccggcacagcttcaggccactcctcctcctccaactcagccacgtcagatgtcttcgccgcctcagcaatcacggaagagagctgcctcagctatggtgcgtagcagtacaagtcgaggtagtactggaggtacaggcggaggcaagcgatttcaatatggtccaagcctcgcgcctcttccgcagaggccttatgacaagtctgaggaggaaaacgtagccatatcgaaggccgaggtggaagcccattttgcaccgaaaccgccaccgccgccaagggagaaagtgcctgtggaaaagattgaccacttcattcgtatggctacagcaccagctcccaagcctgttgacacagactatgagcgccacatcaagaagttaaatcgagcacgtctacagaaagaggcgagctcgagctcgagcaaatcagctggcaaaaggagcggtaaaaccgttctccagctgggagaacaggcgacacaatcaatccccccgcttgttgtgccaacaacacatgagagtaggcgcgcccaatattattgtgggcaaaccgttaacgttcccggggtgggcgatgtggtaataaccgaggagcatattgcgcaggctgaatcgatcgggatcactgttggacaactcctcgatattgagcccatgtctccgactagagaggaggaaataaaacggaaatatgcccggggccaacctttgttcagttgctattgtctgtaagtgatttctttctgtaatttaagtctcaagctagctgtagtgatcatttttatcaatcattacctgtaattatcctcactatattcttttctgtggtattatgcaggatgaagatttatgaaatgaaaaaaggtggacgctgtggcattgggttcgttgacccaaataccattaatgaatacacatggaaaatagatccatatcacgaaaaAAGTGTAGATGAAAGCATGCTatagttcttcaaggaactcaaatacaatgaagatatactacttccttacaacttccagtgagtcacactgtcttgtactacaaattctgtttttccctactagctagctacatgtttttgcttacatatgcccgcttaattaagacatgcaaacgtgtgtgcatgcagatttcactggatcttgttaatcattaaagttgatgaatgaacagttgaagtactagactcactacttaagaaagcaagtgactacaccatcgtgaaggggatagtcaacaggtaatttcaatcattattaactatatctcggcctatttaattagttcgtcatttcctgataacaactatttaattacccatttattcattttctttgtcggcgggcagggcttgggcaaagttcatcagggccactctaggcccatggaaacaaaatctaaaatggtatcgacccaaggtaagtaattaagtagtactagctagctgccatctctttaattatcatgcttgattaattattatctgatcaaattccattcttgtaaaggccttgaagcaggcgccggggaatgatctatgtgcatactatgtttgtgagaacattcgcatgattgcgtctgaaaggagcaaatctcaaagacaggagtgggtatgatattgattgtcagaacactattcacaattttcacaccattatcgatatctagtcacacaactaatacatatgcatattgatctccttcttaacagttcaaagaggtgcgggacaagctcctagcacatgaccgcatagaagcaattcaagaggaaatagcgagatttttgctcgaccaggtcatagatcccaaaggagaatactattacccgctaccgcccccatgaaccacttccaattgttatcgtgctccgaaggcaccaattagctaggctaatgccactggctccgaaggcaccaattaggagtctattatgataacacccttaagagtcttattctgataacgctttcgcttattctgctaacaccccacGCTGCGTCCACCTACGAACCGAACCGCCCCAACAAAAACAAAATCCACCCCACCCCCACGTCCAGACCTTATCCGTTTGCTCCTTCCCCACCCCATCCCGACTACCTTCTTCCTCACCCACGACCCACTCCCCCGACGCCGCCAACTACTACGGAGCTCCGACCACCACGACGCCCCGACCACCCCATCCTCCCAGGCGACGCGGCTCCAATCCACGCCACCTTCTCCTCCGACGGCGCTCCGGTGAAGGATTCAGGCGGCCCTGGTCAAACCGTGCCGCCATGCCCCCGCAGGCGCCatcccgggcacccgcacccctcCCTCCCGCGCGCCTGTACCTCACGACGAGGTAGGCCACCCCGACCTCGCCATGGGCGGCAAAGCACCCCTGATGCCCACCTTTCTCTTCCCTCTGGTACCTTGCCCCGCTCCACCTTCATCGCGCAGCAAGAGCACCCAAGCTCCAACTtcctcctccctccgccgcccAGGACCCACCCTGCCCCAGCAGTCACTTCCTGCCCGACGCCTCAGCACCCCATCCTCTCATCCCCACCCCCATCGAGCCGCTACGATCCACGCCGAAGAGACCGGATGCACATCGCCTGCCTCCGGATCCAAATCAGGTGCTCCCACCCACTCCACCATCGCCTCCCCCCAGCAGCGCCAGTCACCCCCGCGGCTCACTCCTCCCCTACCTGtagttcatggcagtcacccccGCAGCTAACTCCTCCCCTACCTGCAGTTCACCGAATACCGTGCTGGTTGGCAGCCTCATCCCCATGCCACTAGATCACATCAAGGGGTGCTCCACTGGGCTTCTGCTGGTGAGGTGGTGGTAGGAGGTCCATCCACATCTGATGACCCTCCGACGACGGATCCAGGCGTCCTGAGGGATCTCAAACGGCCACACCCTCCCCCACGCGGCTCCATCTCGCCACGAGATCGCTGGCTAGGCATCAACGACCTCTAGAAAGAGACGACGAGGCCCCCGCTACGTGTCTACCTACAGTTCCTCTCACCCTCTCCATGCAGTGCACCCCGGGCGACCGCGCAGTTCATCAACACGGGACTTGCAGCTCCCTGACACCGGTGAGAGCAAACCCCACCCCTATACATAACGGTCATGCAGTACGCTCGTCGTGGCCGTGCAGTTCGCCGGTGACTCCCGATGGAAGAGCAGCGACACCACCCCTCCACAGCGGCGGCATCATGGCCACATGCCTGAGCTCGAATTCAGAGCTCGGATCTGTGGCCGTGCACTTTGGAGTTTTTACCCATTCCAGATATGTAGTGCAGTTTGGAGTTTTCTGTGTGTTAAGAAACTTCAGAAATTAAACTCTGACTAAGTTTCCCGAGTGCAAGTAATGTTATTACATTCAGCTTTGGTTATGCATTGGCAGTGTAGTTTATAGCTCATGGTGCTTCAGTGCTGAATTGGGCGTAGTGgacaacaatgtgtgtgtgtgtgtgtgtgtgtgagtgtgtaccTATATGCCTGTATGGTGTCATTTTTTATAGATTTTTCTCCGTCGCAGACATGTATGCCTGTATGTAATGTGCAAAGTACCAGGTCAACGGCAGATGTAGCCCATGCAGTTCGTATGGTTGTGTGCTGCGGTGAAAATATTTTTCTACTGCCTGATTTTTTTGTATGATTTTTTATCGAAGAGGTTCACTTTTGTCCCACGAAGAGGTTTTCTTTTATCAGTGCAGTGCACTACTCCCATGGTTCAGAGCAGACGGCaatgatgtaaaaaaacatgcaactCACTTCATTCAACATCGACGTTCACTTTGGATATATGTCGTGGTTCCCTTCCATCATTTCTGCGGTCCTTCTCAATCACAAAAACATTagaaaaaaaagacaacaaaaactcgaaGAAAATTTACGTCCAACAAAAGgaattatgcagctcgcttgcccatccgatgcagtgcggttttcattctgaagcagtgcGGTAGGCCGTGTGAGGTTGTTCATCCAATAAGTGCAAAAAACTTGTTATGGAAAGCGAAAAAATAAtgtggttcacttcttgatagtgttgtggttcatttacacccgacgtgaagtgcactctactttctcgtccttgaaaaaattacgttcgaataaaagaaaccatgcagttctgctgcccgtctgatgcagtgcggttttccgtccgatgcagtgcggttttcagtcggatgaagtaccaacgtcgatttgggtgtcgcaaaaaacagagtgtccgcatttcggtaaatttaaaagtactcttaaaccgtaaggaattagagagagtgttctacatgaaaaaagttgcgcctcgtcgatatctttccaacgacatatcatttgaatcatttcaacgaccggtttgtaaaaatttcgcgaaaaacggctGCTGCCACTTGTCGTCtgccacacgattttcaaaattaacttaaaactgtaaggaatctcaaaactagTTTTACatgtgaaagttgcgccttgtacatagctttccaacgacatattagacgcctcgtttcgacaaacagttaaaaaactagagcaaaaacagtaccgaaaattgaaaaaaaattcaaaaaaacagaattccacgatttagtaaatttgaaactgctcttaaaccgtaaggaattagtgaaagaaatagatatgaaaaagatgcgcctcgacgatatctatccaacggtgtatcatttgcttcattccgacaagcggtttagggAAAAAAATGCGAAAAAACCCTCGCTGTCACTCGTTGTGGGCTgccccattttcaaaactgctcttaaaccgtgaggaatctcggaaagtgttcaacatggagaagttgtgcctaatccatagcttttcaatgataTATTTCACGCCTCGTtctgacaaacggttaaaaaactagagagaaaacagtaccagaaaaaacactgcgtgcagttttttgccacgggaagttcactcgcctcagtactgcagcacacttagttcaaacaatgacgtgcacttgcgttgagcgtgcagtgcggaagtgttatcagaatagttattctgataatattatcaaaatagaaattctatttatatatatgcataacgtgtacaacatgtagtatcgtaaaataccagcaaacgaaaaataattaaattgaaaacacaaaattaaatgaaaaagaaatcataaatccaaaaccccccaaccttttaataccggttggtgacaccaaccggtactaaagggctccctgcccccgaagctggctcgtgccacgtggttgccctttagcaccggttcgtgttgaaccgatactaaaggaggagtgcctttagtgcctacactttagcaccggttaccaaaccggcactaaagggccttatgaaccggtgctattgcccggttctgcactagtgaacaaacactcatgttggactaggactttaGCCCTCCTAGCCCCGGGCCTAGACCCACCCCTGGATCGAGATGTGGGGTTTGTGTCATGTCAGTCTAGGGTTCCACATCGTTTGATGTGACCAACTACGGTAGGACGTTTCCTAATCGTATTCGGACCTATGAATTTATGACGTGGATGCTAATTTTTGGGAGCGCAATTACAAATCCTCCCCGTTCCAAGTTTGAGGCGATGCTCGGCCAATGTCCAAAGAAGATTTTCTTCTAATTTTGCCTCACGTGGTGAACTGGTTGTGCCGAATTTCAGTGTACATTGCATGAGTTTCAGTACACTAAGGACAAGTGATTTTATGTCACCGCTTCGTGTTTTATGTGTTTGTTGTGAGCTTTTATGTAGAAATTACTTTGTTTGTATTTTAGATATCACAATTTCCAGCTCTCTTTTTTTTTAGGATATTTGCAACTCTCTTAGTTTGTTTGGACTTTGGAGTAACTGTTTTTCATGGTTTACCGGTTTAATGAAATCTACATGATTCTCGTATGAAAAGTTATTTTTTCGTGGGAAGAAAATGTTAGTTAATCTACTCCATTTTGTTTTCTCCGCTTCTATTTAAAATACTTCTCACACCGTGATGAACAAGTGGACGTAGTCGTCGCAAGAAACCAGCATGAACCGGCAAATCCAAAATTTTGGAGCTCCTTCCTGCCTCACTGGACGATGAAATTTGAGGGCCACGCCAGCGATCCGCGCCATCTCACCCGGGATCCGCGCCAGCGATCTTGACCGTCCATTCCTATACGGATCCAACGGCGGCTGTACGCTCATCCATTGTTAAATTCCCCTTCCCCGACCCCGTCTCCCACCTAcagcagccgccgccaccgccaccgccactccTCCGTTCCCAAATCGCACCAGCTCCTCCAAGCAACCAATCATGTCCGGCCGCGGCAAGGGCGGGAAGGGTCTGGGGAAGGGCGGGGCCAAGCGCCACCGGAAGGTGCTGCGGGACAACATCCagggcatcaccaagccggcgatcCGGCGgctggcgcggcggggcggcgtgaagcgcatctcggggctcatctacgaggagacccgcggcgtgctcaagatcttcctcgagaacgTCATCCGCGACGCTGTCACCTACACCGAGCACGCCCGCCGCAAGACCGTCACCGCCATGGACGTCGTCTACGCGCTCAAGCGACAGGGACGCACCCTCTACGGATTCGGCGGCTGATCTCTGTTCAGTCTCTGCAAAAAAGTGATGCATGTGTCCCTGTGCTATATGGGTTTCTTCTGAGTGCGTGCGTTGTTGTTCCATCGGTGTGTAGTTACTGTAAGGCGATTGAATATGAATGGAATGGATTCAATGGAATCGGTGTTCTCGTTGCATTCTGCATCTCTATATGTTCTTCTCAGCAAGGAAACCGGTGCCCTGATTTTGGGAAAGAAAACTGATCTTGTAATTTGAGTATGGATGGAATGAAATCAGTGTTATATTCGGTTATGCGGAAACGCTCTCTGAAGTTAAGTTGCGTGGCTTTTTCATAAGTCATACTGATTTGTGTTCTAAAACTCTCGAGATGACAGAATTTTAGTTCAATCGAATGGTTAAAGAATTGCCAGTTGGTCAAGATCAAATTTGACAAACTTGTACTAATGTTTTTTTTTTTAAATCTCCAGTGGGAGGGCGGCGGTGCTCGCGGCCGGCTGGCGCTGCGCCCCCGTGGCCTGCGTCTGTGGTGCGCGCGTGGGCGCGTCGCCTCTTAGATCCGGCGGGGGTGGCCCTGCCCGCGGTGCCTCCATCGGCGCGTGTGGCGTGGGGTGAGTCCCTCCGGCCGTGAGGGCGGCGTCTTGCTGCGGCGGGGTCATCTACCTCGGTTGTGGACGGCGGTGGCGGGCCTGGGTGTGCGTTGCCatcggcggcggatctggcggtCCTTGCTCTCTCCCGCGAGCTGGGACTCGGAATGGGGGCGGGTGAGCGCGTCGGGGTTCTACGCACGTGGTGTGCGGAGGGCTCGGCGTGCAGCAGGTGCGGTTCTCGCTCGTCCCCGGTTCTCTCTCCCGATCTGGAAGCTTCACATGGCGCGACAGTCTCTGTTCGTGGGCTGGCAGCGAGTGCTTCATCTGCTTGTGTGGATNNNNNNNNNNNNNNNNNNNNNNNNNNNNNNNNNNNNNNNNNNNNNNNNNNNNNNNNNNNNNNNNNNNNNNNNNNNNNNNNNNNNNNNNNNNNNNNNNNNNNNNNNNNNNNNNNNNNNNNNNNNNNNNNNNNNNNNNNNNNNNNNNNNNNNNNNNNNNNNNNNNNNNNNNNNNNNNNNNNNNNNNNNNNNNNNNNNNNNNNNNNNNNNNNNNNNNNNNNNNNNNNNNNNNNNNNNNNNNNNNNNNNNNNNNNNNNNNNNNNNNNNNNNNNNNNNNNNNNNNNNNNNNNNNNNNGGGGGACTAGCAGGCTACAGGTTTTGGGGTTGCGCACACTGCCGGCTAATGCCGGGCTCCGATTTTCGGTCGTGGCCAATGACGGCGGTGCCTGTGGGCACCGTATCCTTGTTGAAGGCGTCGTGACGCGGTGCTCGTCTCCCCTCCTGTCTGCTCCAGAGGAAACTTTGGATCCCGGTCTCCCGGATCAGGCGATGGTGGCGCTCAAGCGTCACATCCCTTCATGGGCTTCGTCTTTAAGCTGGCCTTGCAAGGGTGACCAGTGGCTCGAGGTGGTTCTGTTGGTGGTTCGTGGGGGAGATGGTGGCGGAGAAATGGTGCTCTGTCTTCGTGATCTTGGCTCGGCCATGCCCTGAAGTGGGGTTGATTCTTTCGTCGGAAGCCGGGTTAGCGAGGTGTGGTCCTATATTGGATTTCCTCGTTCCTACCTCTCCCCTTTCGGGAGGTTGTTGGGTGGCGACCAGACGGCCAATGCTCAAGGCGCTTCGCCTTGTTTGGTCAGATGAAGATGAAAGTTGGCGCCCTCCTTCAGGCTAGCTATGCTGATAAGTttgaggtggtggtggtgcggccggTTTGGGGTCGACGGTGGCTGGAGCCCCTCTTTGGCGGTGttcttcttgtgttcttgctcctgcGCTCCTTGGTGAGTCTTTG from Triticum dicoccoides isolate Atlit2015 ecotype Zavitan chromosome 6A, WEW_v2.0, whole genome shotgun sequence encodes:
- the LOC119314694 gene encoding histone H4, which gives rise to MSGRGKGGKGLGKGGAKRHRKVLRDNIQGITKPAIRRLARRGGVKRISGLIYEETRGVLKIFLENVIRDAVTYTEHARRKTVTAMDVVYALKRQGRTLYGFGG